Proteins from a single region of Carassius carassius chromosome 37, fCarCar2.1, whole genome shotgun sequence:
- the LOC132117844 gene encoding lethal(3)malignant brain tumor-like protein 1 isoform X3: MRACAEHTPSEQDQHCGTEQSLAMSAKAELDVLPHDADVPSESSISHAPNDGSAQRLKPQDTTTIIFPASAHPLPKVELPPNAIKAIKGSELEAAPLPAQVGGTIVHVLGWKEGMAILPGSNLKLCVSDTGSLEVISEGKIGSANLTTEGAQTKSAEMELKQAEKPDPDPWASWDKDVSVGGNVRSAAFVEAGRLQRARMEARDSPAHSKCTETPAKQTYLTQLRGETMSENTAGIAEAQVIYHEHEMLKPMKKRKRREYNSPSEEESDAEPMEEKVEALKMDGRQNKAGSSESKLETWSWPQYLEQQKAVAAPDRLFHETQRVPVIKNSFRQGMKLEGIDPQHPSMYFVLTVAEVCGFRLRLHFDGYSDCHDFWVNASCPDIHPAGWCESTGHKLYTPKGCKEEEFSWCSYLKMTRSQAAAHELFCGSVRPDTLCGFEVGMKLEAVDRMNPSLICVATVTDRVGDRFLVHFDNWDDTYDYWCDAHSPYIHPIGWCQERGLPLTPPQDYPDADRFSWERYLEETGSTAVAPEAFTVRPPHSFQVQMKLEAVDKRCPGLIRVATVQEIDTYRIKIHFDGWSHLYDEWMDSDHPDIHPVGWCESTGHPLKPPPCQPTAQRPGPRESLTARPPSFSSVPQPRSTSKYSFHHRKCPTPGCDGSGHVTGRFTAHHCLSGCPLAERNQGRLKADLSDTEGSRRSLLVFGQRAKKSRYHGRIGRPPKYRKSQQRNCQNMSSEGVYSSLFMTAFTASSDRTLSLCWEQHCKLLPGVAGLHAAQVSTWTIEEVFGFVNNLIGCEEQARIFKDEMIDGEAFLLLTQNDIVKIMNIKLGPALKIHNAILMFKSTDEGLK, from the exons ATGCGCGCATGCGCAGAACACACTCCTTCCGAGCAAGACCAGCACTG TGGTACAGAGCAAAGTCTTGCTATGAGTGCCAAAGCAGAACTGGATGTCCTGCCACATGATGCAGACGTCCCATCTGAAAGCAGCATCTCTCACGCTCCCAATGACGGTTCTGCACAGCGGCTCAAACCCCAGGATACCACCACAATCATCTTTCCAG CTTCTGCTCATCCACTGCCAAAAGTGGAGCTGCCTCCAAATGCAATCAAGGCGATTAAAGGCAGTGAACTGGAGGCCGCACCACTTCCTGCTCAGGTGGGAGGGACGATTGTCCATGTTCTGGGCTGGAAGGAGGGAATGGCCATCCTCCCTGGAAGCAATCTGAAG TTATGTGTTAGTGATACTGGTTCACTGGAAGTGATCAGTGAAGGGAAAATAGGCTCTGCTAATCTGACCACTGAAGGAGCGCAGACAAAATCAGCTGAAATGGAGCTCAAACAAGCTGAAAAACCAG ATCCAGACCCATGGGCTTCTTGGGATAAAG ACGTCTCAGTGGGTGGGAATGTCCGGTCTGCTGCCTTTGTGGAGGCCGGCAGACTTCAGAGAGCACGTATGGAGGCTCGGGACAGTCCAGCTCATAGCAAGTGCACTGAGACACCGGCCAAACAGACTTACTTAACGCAGCTACGCGGAGAGACGATGTCTGAAAA TACTGCAGGGATTGCTGAAGCACAGGTGATCTATCATGAGCATGAGATGCTGAAGCccatgaagaagaggaagaggagggaaTACAACAGCCCATCAGAGGAAGAGTCTGATGCTGAACCAATG GAGGAGAAAGTGGAGGCTTTAAAAATGGATGGCCGACAGAACAAAGCAG GCTCATCGGAGAGTAAGCTGGAGACGTGGTCCTGGCCGCAGTATCTAGAGCAGCAGAAAGCTGTGGCCGCTCCAGACAGACTCTTCCACGAG ACCCAGAGGGTTCCCGTGATTAAGAACAGCTTCAGACAGGGGATGAAGTTAGAAGGCATCGACCCCCAGCACCCCTCCATGTATTTCGTCCTGACCGTCGCTGAG GTCTGCGGCTTCAGACTGCGTCTTCATTTTGATGGCTATTCTGACTGCCATGACTTCTGGGTGAACGCCAGCTGCCCTGATATCCACCCCGCAGGCTGGTGTGAGAGCACAGGACACAAGCTGTACACCCCGAAAG GATGTAAAGAGGAAGAGTTTTCTTGGTGCAGCTACCTGAAGATGACGCGCTCTCAAGCCGCGGCGCACGAGCTGTTCTGTGGCTCAGTCAGA CCCGACACACTCTGTGGCTTCGAGGTGGGGATGAAGCTGGAGGCTGTGGACCGCATGAACCCCTCGCTCATCTGTGTAGCCACCGTGACGGACAGAGTGGGCGACCGCTTCCTGGTTCACTTTGACAACTGGGACGACACGTATGACTACTG GTGTGATGCTCACAGCCCGTACATTCACCCCATCGGCTGGTGTCAGGAGAGAGGCCTGCCGCTGACGCCCCCTCAGG ACTATCCGGACGCTGACAGGTTCTCGTGGGAGAGGTATCTGGAGGAGACGGGCTCGACGGCGGTCGCTCCTGAAGCCTTCACAGTG CGCCCCCCGCACAGCTTCCAGGTGCAGATGAAGCTGGAGGCGGTGGATAAGAGGTGTCCGGGGCTGATCCGCGTGGCTACGGTGCAGGAGATCGACACCTACAGGATCAAG ATTCATTTTGATGGCTGGAGTCACTTGTATGATGAGTGGATGGATTCGGATCATCCGGACATCCACCCTGTGGGCTGGTGTGAGAGCACAGGACACCCCCTCAAGCCTCCCCCCTGCCAGCCCACCGCGCAGAGACCCG GTCCCCGGGAGAGTCTGACGGCCCGGCCGCCCAgcttctcctccgtgcctcagcctCGCAGCACCTCCAAATACAGCTTCCACCACAG AAAGTGCCCTACTCCGGGATGTGACGGGTCAGGTCATGTGACCGGCCGCTTCACCGCGCATCACTGTTTGTCTGGCTGCCCATTGGCTGAGAGGAACCAGGGCCGGCTTAAAGCGGATCTCTCTGATACAGAGGGATCCAGACGTAGCCTGCTGGTCTTCGGACAGAGAGCAAAGAAATCACGCTACCATGGCAG GATTGGTCGCCCTCCTAAATATCGCAAAAGTCAGCAGAGAAATTGTCAGA acatGTCGTCGGAGGGAGTGTACTCGTCTCTCTTCATGACAGCGTTTACAGCGAGCTCGGACCGGACTCTGTCTCTCTGCTGGGAGCAGCACTGTAAGTTACTGCCCGGCGTCGCAGGACTTCATGCAGCTCAAGTGTCCACATGGACTATAGAGGAG GTCTTTGGATTTGTCAATAATCTTATTGGTTGTGAGGAGCAGGCCCGAATTTTCAAAGATGAA
- the LOC132117844 gene encoding lethal(3)malignant brain tumor-like protein 1 isoform X1 gives MRACAEHTPSEQDQHCGTEQSLAMSAKAELDVLPHDADVPSESSISHAPNDGSAQRLKPQDTTTIIFPASAHPLPKVELPPNAIKAIKGSELEAAPLPAQVGGTIVHVLGWKEGMAILPGSNLKLCVSDTGSLEVISEGKIGSANLTTEGAQTKSAEMELKQAEKPDPDPWASWDKDVSVGGNVRSAAFVEAGRLQRARMEARDSPAHSKCTETPAKQTYLTQLRGETMSENTAGIAEAQVIYHEHEMLKPMKKRKRREYNSPSEEESDAEPMEEKVEALKMDGRQNKAGSSESKLETWSWPQYLEQQKAVAAPDRLFHETQRVPVIKNSFRQGMKLEGIDPQHPSMYFVLTVAEVCGFRLRLHFDGYSDCHDFWVNASCPDIHPAGWCESTGHKLYTPKGCKEEEFSWCSYLKMTRSQAAAHELFCGSVRPDTLCGFEVGMKLEAVDRMNPSLICVATVTDRVGDRFLVHFDNWDDTYDYWCDAHSPYIHPIGWCQERGLPLTPPQDYPDADRFSWERYLEETGSTAVAPEAFTVRPPHSFQVQMKLEAVDKRCPGLIRVATVQEIDTYRIKIHFDGWSHLYDEWMDSDHPDIHPVGWCESTGHPLKPPPCQPTAQRPGETPPSSPSPAHVPNAVSAQSPLCGLGPRESLTARPPSFSSVPQPRSTSKYSFHHRKCPTPGCDGSGHVTGRFTAHHCLSGCPLAERNQGRLKADLSDTEGSRRSLLVFGQRAKKSRYHGRIGRPPKYRKSQQRNCQNMSSEGVYSSLFMTAFTASSDRTLSLCWEQHCKLLPGVAGLHAAQVSTWTIEEVFGFVNNLIGCEEQARIFKDEMIDGEAFLLLTQNDIVKIMNIKLGPALKIHNAILMFKSTDEGLK, from the exons ATGCGCGCATGCGCAGAACACACTCCTTCCGAGCAAGACCAGCACTG TGGTACAGAGCAAAGTCTTGCTATGAGTGCCAAAGCAGAACTGGATGTCCTGCCACATGATGCAGACGTCCCATCTGAAAGCAGCATCTCTCACGCTCCCAATGACGGTTCTGCACAGCGGCTCAAACCCCAGGATACCACCACAATCATCTTTCCAG CTTCTGCTCATCCACTGCCAAAAGTGGAGCTGCCTCCAAATGCAATCAAGGCGATTAAAGGCAGTGAACTGGAGGCCGCACCACTTCCTGCTCAGGTGGGAGGGACGATTGTCCATGTTCTGGGCTGGAAGGAGGGAATGGCCATCCTCCCTGGAAGCAATCTGAAG TTATGTGTTAGTGATACTGGTTCACTGGAAGTGATCAGTGAAGGGAAAATAGGCTCTGCTAATCTGACCACTGAAGGAGCGCAGACAAAATCAGCTGAAATGGAGCTCAAACAAGCTGAAAAACCAG ATCCAGACCCATGGGCTTCTTGGGATAAAG ACGTCTCAGTGGGTGGGAATGTCCGGTCTGCTGCCTTTGTGGAGGCCGGCAGACTTCAGAGAGCACGTATGGAGGCTCGGGACAGTCCAGCTCATAGCAAGTGCACTGAGACACCGGCCAAACAGACTTACTTAACGCAGCTACGCGGAGAGACGATGTCTGAAAA TACTGCAGGGATTGCTGAAGCACAGGTGATCTATCATGAGCATGAGATGCTGAAGCccatgaagaagaggaagaggagggaaTACAACAGCCCATCAGAGGAAGAGTCTGATGCTGAACCAATG GAGGAGAAAGTGGAGGCTTTAAAAATGGATGGCCGACAGAACAAAGCAG GCTCATCGGAGAGTAAGCTGGAGACGTGGTCCTGGCCGCAGTATCTAGAGCAGCAGAAAGCTGTGGCCGCTCCAGACAGACTCTTCCACGAG ACCCAGAGGGTTCCCGTGATTAAGAACAGCTTCAGACAGGGGATGAAGTTAGAAGGCATCGACCCCCAGCACCCCTCCATGTATTTCGTCCTGACCGTCGCTGAG GTCTGCGGCTTCAGACTGCGTCTTCATTTTGATGGCTATTCTGACTGCCATGACTTCTGGGTGAACGCCAGCTGCCCTGATATCCACCCCGCAGGCTGGTGTGAGAGCACAGGACACAAGCTGTACACCCCGAAAG GATGTAAAGAGGAAGAGTTTTCTTGGTGCAGCTACCTGAAGATGACGCGCTCTCAAGCCGCGGCGCACGAGCTGTTCTGTGGCTCAGTCAGA CCCGACACACTCTGTGGCTTCGAGGTGGGGATGAAGCTGGAGGCTGTGGACCGCATGAACCCCTCGCTCATCTGTGTAGCCACCGTGACGGACAGAGTGGGCGACCGCTTCCTGGTTCACTTTGACAACTGGGACGACACGTATGACTACTG GTGTGATGCTCACAGCCCGTACATTCACCCCATCGGCTGGTGTCAGGAGAGAGGCCTGCCGCTGACGCCCCCTCAGG ACTATCCGGACGCTGACAGGTTCTCGTGGGAGAGGTATCTGGAGGAGACGGGCTCGACGGCGGTCGCTCCTGAAGCCTTCACAGTG CGCCCCCCGCACAGCTTCCAGGTGCAGATGAAGCTGGAGGCGGTGGATAAGAGGTGTCCGGGGCTGATCCGCGTGGCTACGGTGCAGGAGATCGACACCTACAGGATCAAG ATTCATTTTGATGGCTGGAGTCACTTGTATGATGAGTGGATGGATTCGGATCATCCGGACATCCACCCTGTGGGCTGGTGTGAGAGCACAGGACACCCCCTCAAGCCTCCCCCCTGCCAGCCCACCGCGCAGAGACCCGGTGAGACACCTCCCTCCTCACCCTCACCTGCTCATGTACCGAATGCTGTGTCAGCTCAGAGTCCCCTGTGTGGTTTAGGTCCCCGGGAGAGTCTGACGGCCCGGCCGCCCAgcttctcctccgtgcctcagcctCGCAGCACCTCCAAATACAGCTTCCACCACAG AAAGTGCCCTACTCCGGGATGTGACGGGTCAGGTCATGTGACCGGCCGCTTCACCGCGCATCACTGTTTGTCTGGCTGCCCATTGGCTGAGAGGAACCAGGGCCGGCTTAAAGCGGATCTCTCTGATACAGAGGGATCCAGACGTAGCCTGCTGGTCTTCGGACAGAGAGCAAAGAAATCACGCTACCATGGCAG GATTGGTCGCCCTCCTAAATATCGCAAAAGTCAGCAGAGAAATTGTCAGA acatGTCGTCGGAGGGAGTGTACTCGTCTCTCTTCATGACAGCGTTTACAGCGAGCTCGGACCGGACTCTGTCTCTCTGCTGGGAGCAGCACTGTAAGTTACTGCCCGGCGTCGCAGGACTTCATGCAGCTCAAGTGTCCACATGGACTATAGAGGAG GTCTTTGGATTTGTCAATAATCTTATTGGTTGTGAGGAGCAGGCCCGAATTTTCAAAGATGAA
- the si:ch211-10d23.5 gene encoding uncharacterized protein si:ch211-10d23.5, with protein MTAERAFVFEDEDELFSVMKDMDCLYCRIPVTASKHHLKKKHLRFAIYYKDSGIGKFSIPCYCSDGGHGRSHWHCPMCLKILHRTQNYKIHITNHGVEMTDKSSAELQPTAVPLEIPRTDIQDKTPGNKLACQKCGTIFTTTSNLRRHERLQHGQEQQPILCIDPKNAIYVTPKYLHGPRVPIHIRKSFTLQILLCELEECWDFMKALAQSGNPGRECRHLVRTNYAQHYVPPPPLSVISLEEMSHKHLLSASEKHECQEMNSRAAVQGVDCVYPVFWGEHDLSERCVFFSVYTDLEDKWCQFGRTRVSFDTKCGSWKCLCQHKRSRCVHKCLSMWWLFQEHPELLQKALDVHADMDGEDVL; from the exons ATGACCGCTG AGCGAGCGTTTGTGTTCGAGGATGAAGATGAGCTGTTCAGCGTGATGAAGGATATGGACTGTCTCTACTGTAGGATTCCAGTCACTGCGTCTAAACATCACCTCAAAAAGAAACATCTCAGATTCGCTATTTATTATAAAGACTCTGGCATTG GGAAGTTCTCCATCCCCTGTTACTGCTCTGATGGAGGCCATGGCAGGAGTCACTGGCACTGCCCCATGTGTCTAAAAATACTGCACCGCACACAGAATTACAAAATCCACATCACCAACCACG GTGTTGAGATGACAGACAAATCTTCAG CTGAGCTACAGCCTACAGCAGTCCCATTAGAGATCCCACGCACGGACATCCAAGACAAGACACCAGGCAACAAGTTAGCGTGCCAGAAGTGTGGGACCATCTTTACCACCACATCAAATTTGAGACGGCATGAGAGGCTACAGCACGGCCAAGAACAGCAGCCCATTTTATGCATAGATCCCAAAAATGCAATCTATGTCACACCCAAATATCTGCACGGACCCAGAGTGCCCATTCATATCCGCAAATCCTTCACCTTGCAGATTCTGCTGTGTGAGCTGGAGGAATGCTGGGATTTCATGAAAGCGCTGGCCCAGAGCGGGAATCCTGGGAGGGAATGCCGTCACCTCGTGAGAACGAATTACGCTCAGCACTACGTCCCTCCTCCACCGCTGAGTGTCATCTCTCTGGAGGAGATGAGCCACAAACACCTCCTGTCTGCATCCGAGAAACACGAGTGCCAGGAGATGAACTCCAGGGCAGCTGTACAGGGGGTGGATTGTGTCTACCCTGTTTTTTGGGGCGAGCATGACCTTTCAGAGAGATGTGTCTTCTTTTCTGTGTACACCGACCTTGAGGACAAATGGTGTCAGTTTGGGAGGACACGGGTCTCGTTTGACACCAAGTGTGGCAGCTGGAAGTGTCTGTGTCAGCACAAAAGAAGCCGCTGCGTCCACAAGTGTTTGTCCATGTGGTGGCTCTTCCAGGAGCATCCTGAACTGTTGCAGAAGGCCCTAGATGTCCACGCGGACATGGATGGAGAGGACGTGCTTTAA
- the LOC132117844 gene encoding lethal(3)malignant brain tumor-like protein 1 isoform X2 — protein sequence MSAKAELDVLPHDADVPSESSISHAPNDGSAQRLKPQDTTTIIFPASAHPLPKVELPPNAIKAIKGSELEAAPLPAQVGGTIVHVLGWKEGMAILPGSNLKLCVSDTGSLEVISEGKIGSANLTTEGAQTKSAEMELKQAEKPDPDPWASWDKDVSVGGNVRSAAFVEAGRLQRARMEARDSPAHSKCTETPAKQTYLTQLRGETMSENTAGIAEAQVIYHEHEMLKPMKKRKRREYNSPSEEESDAEPMEEKVEALKMDGRQNKAGSSESKLETWSWPQYLEQQKAVAAPDRLFHETQRVPVIKNSFRQGMKLEGIDPQHPSMYFVLTVAEVCGFRLRLHFDGYSDCHDFWVNASCPDIHPAGWCESTGHKLYTPKGCKEEEFSWCSYLKMTRSQAAAHELFCGSVRPDTLCGFEVGMKLEAVDRMNPSLICVATVTDRVGDRFLVHFDNWDDTYDYWCDAHSPYIHPIGWCQERGLPLTPPQDYPDADRFSWERYLEETGSTAVAPEAFTVRPPHSFQVQMKLEAVDKRCPGLIRVATVQEIDTYRIKIHFDGWSHLYDEWMDSDHPDIHPVGWCESTGHPLKPPPCQPTAQRPGETPPSSPSPAHVPNAVSAQSPLCGLGPRESLTARPPSFSSVPQPRSTSKYSFHHRKCPTPGCDGSGHVTGRFTAHHCLSGCPLAERNQGRLKADLSDTEGSRRSLLVFGQRAKKSRYHGRIGRPPKYRKSQQRNCQNMSSEGVYSSLFMTAFTASSDRTLSLCWEQHCKLLPGVAGLHAAQVSTWTIEEVFGFVNNLIGCEEQARIFKDEMIDGEAFLLLTQNDIVKIMNIKLGPALKIHNAILMFKSTDEGLK from the exons ATGAGTGCCAAAGCAGAACTGGATGTCCTGCCACATGATGCAGACGTCCCATCTGAAAGCAGCATCTCTCACGCTCCCAATGACGGTTCTGCACAGCGGCTCAAACCCCAGGATACCACCACAATCATCTTTCCAG CTTCTGCTCATCCACTGCCAAAAGTGGAGCTGCCTCCAAATGCAATCAAGGCGATTAAAGGCAGTGAACTGGAGGCCGCACCACTTCCTGCTCAGGTGGGAGGGACGATTGTCCATGTTCTGGGCTGGAAGGAGGGAATGGCCATCCTCCCTGGAAGCAATCTGAAG TTATGTGTTAGTGATACTGGTTCACTGGAAGTGATCAGTGAAGGGAAAATAGGCTCTGCTAATCTGACCACTGAAGGAGCGCAGACAAAATCAGCTGAAATGGAGCTCAAACAAGCTGAAAAACCAG ATCCAGACCCATGGGCTTCTTGGGATAAAG ACGTCTCAGTGGGTGGGAATGTCCGGTCTGCTGCCTTTGTGGAGGCCGGCAGACTTCAGAGAGCACGTATGGAGGCTCGGGACAGTCCAGCTCATAGCAAGTGCACTGAGACACCGGCCAAACAGACTTACTTAACGCAGCTACGCGGAGAGACGATGTCTGAAAA TACTGCAGGGATTGCTGAAGCACAGGTGATCTATCATGAGCATGAGATGCTGAAGCccatgaagaagaggaagaggagggaaTACAACAGCCCATCAGAGGAAGAGTCTGATGCTGAACCAATG GAGGAGAAAGTGGAGGCTTTAAAAATGGATGGCCGACAGAACAAAGCAG GCTCATCGGAGAGTAAGCTGGAGACGTGGTCCTGGCCGCAGTATCTAGAGCAGCAGAAAGCTGTGGCCGCTCCAGACAGACTCTTCCACGAG ACCCAGAGGGTTCCCGTGATTAAGAACAGCTTCAGACAGGGGATGAAGTTAGAAGGCATCGACCCCCAGCACCCCTCCATGTATTTCGTCCTGACCGTCGCTGAG GTCTGCGGCTTCAGACTGCGTCTTCATTTTGATGGCTATTCTGACTGCCATGACTTCTGGGTGAACGCCAGCTGCCCTGATATCCACCCCGCAGGCTGGTGTGAGAGCACAGGACACAAGCTGTACACCCCGAAAG GATGTAAAGAGGAAGAGTTTTCTTGGTGCAGCTACCTGAAGATGACGCGCTCTCAAGCCGCGGCGCACGAGCTGTTCTGTGGCTCAGTCAGA CCCGACACACTCTGTGGCTTCGAGGTGGGGATGAAGCTGGAGGCTGTGGACCGCATGAACCCCTCGCTCATCTGTGTAGCCACCGTGACGGACAGAGTGGGCGACCGCTTCCTGGTTCACTTTGACAACTGGGACGACACGTATGACTACTG GTGTGATGCTCACAGCCCGTACATTCACCCCATCGGCTGGTGTCAGGAGAGAGGCCTGCCGCTGACGCCCCCTCAGG ACTATCCGGACGCTGACAGGTTCTCGTGGGAGAGGTATCTGGAGGAGACGGGCTCGACGGCGGTCGCTCCTGAAGCCTTCACAGTG CGCCCCCCGCACAGCTTCCAGGTGCAGATGAAGCTGGAGGCGGTGGATAAGAGGTGTCCGGGGCTGATCCGCGTGGCTACGGTGCAGGAGATCGACACCTACAGGATCAAG ATTCATTTTGATGGCTGGAGTCACTTGTATGATGAGTGGATGGATTCGGATCATCCGGACATCCACCCTGTGGGCTGGTGTGAGAGCACAGGACACCCCCTCAAGCCTCCCCCCTGCCAGCCCACCGCGCAGAGACCCGGTGAGACACCTCCCTCCTCACCCTCACCTGCTCATGTACCGAATGCTGTGTCAGCTCAGAGTCCCCTGTGTGGTTTAGGTCCCCGGGAGAGTCTGACGGCCCGGCCGCCCAgcttctcctccgtgcctcagcctCGCAGCACCTCCAAATACAGCTTCCACCACAG AAAGTGCCCTACTCCGGGATGTGACGGGTCAGGTCATGTGACCGGCCGCTTCACCGCGCATCACTGTTTGTCTGGCTGCCCATTGGCTGAGAGGAACCAGGGCCGGCTTAAAGCGGATCTCTCTGATACAGAGGGATCCAGACGTAGCCTGCTGGTCTTCGGACAGAGAGCAAAGAAATCACGCTACCATGGCAG GATTGGTCGCCCTCCTAAATATCGCAAAAGTCAGCAGAGAAATTGTCAGA acatGTCGTCGGAGGGAGTGTACTCGTCTCTCTTCATGACAGCGTTTACAGCGAGCTCGGACCGGACTCTGTCTCTCTGCTGGGAGCAGCACTGTAAGTTACTGCCCGGCGTCGCAGGACTTCATGCAGCTCAAGTGTCCACATGGACTATAGAGGAG GTCTTTGGATTTGTCAATAATCTTATTGGTTGTGAGGAGCAGGCCCGAATTTTCAAAGATGAA
- the LOC132118642 gene encoding uncharacterized protein LOC132118642: protein MECIVFTCDQGAGNRAMLARLGVTKEQPYFEVDNIKVFCLWDPPHLIKNTRNNWHNRGFALDGDEITWAVLEDLYAYDMVVCMFVSARGGNRDNPDSLQFECEYRAVATGLMFNNSEKTNCEQDLDTFLLQFSAYASQESPQVINDTEMVLKEHDYSRVAADSGVAERGPPSIHRQCYPHQTKPCYGDHEDTMNYTEVREREVPLINKSERLERMLSQDKPSTSSNAQDLKIQGKGSARTSYLQEHEVLATQNQNCFMKKFRFG from the exons ATGGAGTGCATAGTCTTCACTTGTGACCAGGGTGCTGGTAATCGTGCAATGCTTGCTCGCCTTGGGGTGACAAAGGAGCAGCCATACTTTGAGGTTGATAATATCAAAGTGTTTTGCCTGTGGGATCCACctcatttgattaaaaacacacGCAACAACTGGCACAACCGCGGCTTTGCATTGGATGGAGATGAAATCACCTGGGCTGTTCTGGAAGATCTATATGCTTACGACATGgtggtgtgtatgtttgtttcagCTCGTGGCGGTAATCGTGACAATCCTGATTCTCTCCAGTTTGAATGTGAATATCGGGCCGTGGCCACAGGACTGATGTTCAACAACTCTGAAAAGACCAACTGTGAGCAAGATCTTGACACCTTCCTACTGCAGTTCAGTGCATATGCCTCCCAGGAGAGTCCCCAGGTCATCAATGACACAGAGATGGTTCTGAAAGAACATGACTACAGTAGAGTGGCTGCAGATAGTGGGGTGGCTGAGAGAGGCCCCCCTTCAATACACAGACAGTGTTATCCCCACCAAACAAAACCATGCTATGGAGACCATg AAGATACGATGAATTACACTGAGGTCAGGGAGAGAGAGGTTCCCTTGATCAATAAATCAGAGAGGCTAGAGAGAATGCTCAGCCAGGACAAGCCGTCTACCTCTAGTAATGCTCAGGATCTCAAAATTCAAGGAAAGGGCTCAGCCAGGACCAGCTATCTCCAAGAACATGAGGTCTTGGCAACTCAGAATCAGAACTGTTTTATGAAAAAATTTCGCTTTGGTTAA